One window from the genome of Carcharodon carcharias isolate sCarCar2 chromosome 9, sCarCar2.pri, whole genome shotgun sequence encodes:
- the wdr44 gene encoding WD repeat-containing protein 44: MASDTSDAEEFYDAAEDVHLVPSPAASPAKTVISSKVKMDNGAQRLDQGFPFGHSNEDKDEVLEKAEEEHQQKSQLKTESSDTGEKNILRTDQVAVSALAEADLLSNISGLLTIDQPLCAKPKDMTEQSSSDVKVEQENLLSDTLTTLPSLETFSVVSLNDGNETSTEVVSSLCLDKCSEDSFTPTHQPSDKAEEVKKADILEHVSADSFPLHDMFSPEELQPAKLPRQINIEPDIVASTKKPTPMRPPPPGSSIPPPRPPPPARPAPPPRKKKSETALDVHSSLGLDVPTDPVAPSGLVSPNTAVENLAKELQHSLDLASATSGDKIVTAQENGKGAGESTFGIPEMEVIGPQRPRSNSGRELTDEEILASVMVKNLDTGEEIPLNMAEEKLPKGLNPLTLHIMRRTKEYVSNDAAQSDDEEKIHTTQTEQDGHKIKQKTNQLKKFLGKSVKRAKHLAEEYGEKAVNKVKSVRDEVFHMDQDDASSSDDEGMPYTRPVKFKAAHGFKGPYDFDQIKVVQDLSGEHMGAVWTMKFSHCGRLLATAGQDNVVRIWVLKNAWDYFNNMRMKYNTEGRVSPSPSQESLSSSKSDTDTAYSGTEESDPEDKNAPFRQHPFCKYKGHTADLLDLSWSKNYFLLSSSMDKTVRLWHISRRECLCCFQHIDFVTAIAFHPRDDRYFLSGSLDGKLRLWNIPDKKVALWNEIDGQTKLITAANFCQNGKYAVIGTYDGRCIFYDTEHLKYHTQIHVRSTRGRNRVGRKITGIEPLPGENKILVTSNDSRIRLYDLRDLSISMKYKGYVNSSSQIKASFSHDYTYLISGSEDRYFYIWSTYHDVSKFTSVRRDRNDFWEGIKAHNAVVTSAIFAPNPNLMLSDVPQSEKAEGDGVGIDTDHIPSGALKADITEVLLSADFTGAIKVFISKKRN, translated from the exons GTTAAAATGGACAATGGGGCACAGCGACTTGATCAAGGTTTTCCATTTGGTCATAGTAATGAAGATAAAGATGAG GTTCTTGAGAAGGCAGAAGAAGAGCACCAACAGAAGAGCCAGCTGAAAACTGaatcttcagacactggtgaaaaGAACATTTTAAGAACAGATCAGGTTGCAGTTTCTGCATTAGCTGAAGCTGATCTGCTCAGCAACATCTCTGGACTTTTAACTATTGATCAGCCATTGTGTGCAAAGCCAAAGGACATGACAGAGCAAAGCAGCTCAGATGTAAAGGTtgagcaagaaaacctcctgtcAGATACTCTGACAACTCTGCCATCTTTAGAAACTTTCTCAGTAGTGTCACTGAATGATGGGAATGAAACATCAACAGAGGTTGTTAGTAGTTTATGTCTGGATAAATGCAGTGAAGACTCTTTTACACCTACACATCAGCCATCAGATAAAGCTGAGGAGGTCAAGAAAGCTGATATTTTAGAGCATGTTTCTGCAGACTCTTTCCCTCTGCATGACATGTTCTCACCTGAAGAACTGCAACCTGCAAAACTACCAAGGCAGATTAACATAGAACCCGATATAGTAGCTAGCACCAAGAAACCCACACCAATGCGACCTCCGCCACCAGGATCAAGCATCCCTCCTCCAcggccaccaccacctgcacggcctgctcctcctcctcgAAAGAAGAAAAGTGAAACTGCCTTGGATGTGCACAGTTCTTTAGGTCTAGATG TTCCCACAGATCCTGTTGCGCCTAGTGGACTCGTGAGTCCCAACACTGCTGTAGAAAATCTAGCCAAAGAACTGCAGCATTCGTTAGATCTTGCAAGTGCAACCAGTGGAGACAAAATTGTTACTGCACAG GAAAATGGAAAAGGTGCTGGAGAATCAACATTTGGCATTCCTGAAATGGAGGTAATAGGACCACAAAGACCAAGATCAAACTCTGGAAGAGAACTTACAGATGAG GAAATTCTAGCAAGTGTGATGGTAAAGAATCTCGACACTGGGGAAGAAATCCCTCTGAATATGGCAGAGGAAAAGCTTCCCAAAGGCCTTAACCCACTGACATTACACATCATGCGGCGAACAAAGGAGTACGTGAG TAATGATGCTGCACAATCAGATGATGAAGAAAAGATCCATACAACACAAACTGAGCAAGATGGCCACAAAATCAAACAGAAAAC caaTCAACTGAAGAAATTTTTGGGTAAATCAGTGAAAAGAGCTAAGCATCTTGCTGAAGAGTATGGTGAAAAAGCTGTCAATAAAGTTAAGAGTGTCCGAGATGAAG TGTTCCATATGGATCAAGATGATGCTTCTTCCAGTGATGATGAGGGGATGCCTTACACAAGACCTGTTAAGTTTAAAGCAGCCCATGGCTTCAAAGGGCCTTATGATTTCGATCAGATTAAAGTGGTTCAAGATCTGAGTGGAGAACATATG GGTGCTGTGTGGACAATGAAGTTTTCACACTGTGGCCGTTTACTTGCAACAGCTGGTCAAGACAATGTTGTACGCATATGGGTTTTAAAAAATGCTTGGGACTACTTCAACAACATGAGAATGAAATACAACACTGAAG GTCGTGTGTCACCATCCCCTTCACAAGAAAGCTTGAGTTCTTCAAAGTCTGACACTGATACG GCATACAGTGGAACTGAAGAGTCTGATCCTGAAGACAAAAATGCACCATTTAGGCAACACCCATTTTGCAAATACAAGGGGCATACTGCTGATCTTCTGGACCTCTCATGGTCAAAG AACTACTTTTTACTGTCATCTTCGATGGACAAGACTGTTCGATTGTGGCATATATCGAGGAGGGAATGCCTGTGCTGCTTTCAACATATAGATTTTGTCACTGCTATAGCTTTTCACCCAAGA GATGATAGGTATTTTTTGAGTGGGTCGCTTGATGGGAAACTCCGTTTGTGGAACATTCCTGACAAGAAGGTAGCATTGTGGAATGAAATTGATGGACAAACAAAACTAATAACAGCGGCAAACTTCTGCCAAAATGGCAAATATGCAGTAATCGGCACCTATGATGGCAGATGCATCTTCTATGACACAGAG cATCTGAAGTACCACACGCAGATACATGTTCGCTCTACCAGGGGGAGAAACAGAGTGGGGAGAAAAATCACGGGCATTGAGCCATTACCTGGTGAAAATAAG ATCCTTGTGACCTCCAATGATTCAAGAATTCGCCTGTATGATCTTAGAGATTTGTCCATTTCTATGAAATATAAAGGCTATGTTAACAGCAGTAGCCAAATCAAAGCAAGTTTTAG TCATGATTACACTTACCTAATAAGTGGATCTGAAGATAGATacttttacatttggagcacttACCATGATGTCAGCAAGTTTACTTCAGTGCGAAGAGATCGTAATGACTTTTGGGAGGGGATTAAAG CACATAATGCCGTTGTCACTTCAGCAATTTTTGCGCCAAATCCAAATCTGATGCTGTCTGATGTCCCACAGTCAgagaaagcagagggtgatggtgtgggTATTGATACAGATCATATACCTTCTG GTGCATTGAAAGCAGATATCACCGAAGTACTCTTGTCTGCCGATTTCACTGGAGCGATCAAAGTTTTCATCAGTAAAAAGAGGAACTAA